CGGGCCGCGGTGTACTGTTTTTCCCGCACCATGGACCTTCCGCGAGGCGCTATGAAGAGGACCGGCGCGCTGTTCCTTCTCCCGGGCGGCAGCCTGGGCCTGGAGCCGCGGCAGCACATCAGCGTCCATCGCGAGGGCCTCGCGAGCCGCATCTTCTTGAGAGCCGCCGCGCATCTCACAGCCTGTATGCGGAGACACGCCGCCGCGCTCGCCGCTGTCCTGCTCCTGGCTTTCGCCGGACCCTGCCCCGCCCAGGTGGTCGAGGTGCTCCGCGCCGCCCCGGAATTCCCCAAGAACGCGGTGTGGCTGGATGCCGGCGTCCCCCACACCGTCGAGGGCTACCGGGGCAAGGTGGTGCTGGTGGACTTCTGGGAGTACACCTGCATCAACTGCATCCGCGACTTCGCCGTGGTCAAGCGCTGGTACCGCAAGTACCATGCCTACGGCTTCGAGGTCATCGGGGTGCACTACGGCGAGTTCCCCATGGGCTTTAATGTGGAGAACGTGCGGCGGGCCGCCGCCCGCTTCCGCCTGCCCTGGCCGGTGGTGGCCGACCTCAAGGGCTCGATCTGGAACGCCTACGACTCCAACAACTGGCCCAACCGCTACCTCATCGATCCCAAAGGCGAGATCGTGCTGCAGGTGATCGGCGAGACCGGCGACCGTGAACTGGAGAACCGCATCCGCGGGCTGCTGGCCAAAGCGCATCCCGAGGTGGAGAAGGTCCCGCTCGACGCCGATCCCGATACCTTCGGCGGGCGCTGCGGCTATCCCACCCAGGAGACCTACATCGGCTTCGCCAACGGCCGCGGCGCGGTGGAGAATCCCCACGCCTACAGCAAGCTGGGGCAGGTGCAGGAGTTCGCGGCTACGCGCCCGCCCAGCGACGGCGGGGTGGTGCTGGCGGGGCGCTGGCAGACGCTGCCGGAGGGCGTGACCTCGGCGGCGGCGGACGCCTCCGCCTACGCCCTGCACAAGTACCACGCGCGCTCGCTCTACGCCGTGCTCAGCGCCGCCGATCCCGCCAAGCCGGTGCGCGTGGAGCTGCTGCAGGACGGCAGCCCGCTGGCCAAGGAAGATGCCGGGGCGGACGTGCGCTTCGACGCCAAGGGTGCGTACCTGGAGGTGGGGGAGCCGCGCATGTACGACCTGGTGAAGAACCGTGCCTTCGGCCAGCACATCCTCGCGCTGAAGCCCCAGGGCCCGGGCTTCACTCTGCTCTCCTTCACCTACGGCAACGACTGCCAGCAGGAGTTCGAGGAGCGCTAGCCGGCCACGCGGATCACGGGCTTGCCCGGAGGCAGGACCTCGCCGATCTCGGCGGGGGTCACGCCGGCCTCGCGCAGGGCTTTGCCCAGTGCGGCGGCGTCCTTGGCCGCCACCGCGATCAGCAGCCCGCCCGCGGTCTGAGGATCGAAGAGCAGGTTCTTGACGTCCTCCGGGACCGCGCCTTCGTAGCTCACCAGGCACTCGGCGAATTCGCGGTTGGCCTTGAGTCCGCCGGGGATAAAACCGGCGCGGGCGCACTCCAGCGCGCCCGGGAGCAGCGGCACCCGGGCGGCGTCCAGACGCAGGCTGACGCTCGAGGCCAGCGCCATCTCGCGCGCGTGCCCGATCAGGCCGAAGCCGGTGATGTCGGTGAGGGCGTGCACTTCGAAGTGGGCGAGCGCCTCGGCGGCGACGCGATTCAGTGTGGTCATGGAGGCGGTGGCAGCGGCGACCCACTCCGGCGCGGCCTGGTCTTTCTTGATGGCGGTGGAGATCACGCCCGTGCCCAGGGCCTTGGTGAGCAGCAGGCGGTCGCCGGCGCGCGCGCCCGCGTTGGCCAGCACTCTGCCGGGATGCACCAGCCCGGTCACGGCATAGCCGAACTTCAGTTCCTCGTCGCGGATGCTGTGTCCGCCGATGATGGTGCAGCCCGCCTCCATCATCTTAGAGAGCCCGCCGGCCAGCACCTGCTCGAGTACCGCCACGTCACCCTTCTCGGGAAAGCAGACCAGGGCGAGAGCGCTGAGCGGCCGCCCGCCCATGGCATAGACGTCGCTCAGCGAGTTGACGGCGGCGATCTGGCCGAAGGTGTAGGCGTCGTCCACGATAGGCGTGAAGAAGTCCACCGTCTGCACCAGGGCCAGGTCGCCGGAAAGCTTGTACACCCCGGCGTCGTCGGCTTTGTCGAAGCCGATGAGCACGTTGGGATCCTGCTGCCGGGCTAATCTCCCAAGCACCGCGTCCAGCACCGCTGGACTCAGCTTGGAAGCTCAACCCGCCGCTTTCACCGTCTCCGTCAGGCGCTGGGGCTTGCCGTCGGCCATAAGAGCCATTTTAACCACAGAGACACGGAGGCACAGAGAAATGCAGAATGAAGAATGAGGAATGCAGAATTCTCTCGCATCTGCACGCTTCATTCTGCATTCTCAATTCTTCATTCTGCATTCCTTCTCTGTGTCTCTGTGCCTCTGTGGTGAAGATGACTCATTGGAAGCGCACGCCCACGACCTGCAGCTCGGGGTACTGGCGGTTCCAGTCCTGGGAGACGTGCTCGAAGGTGAGGCGGAACTCGCGGCTCTCCCCCGGGCGCAGGGGATGCGCCTCCAGATCGTCGGTGTCGAGGTAGGGGCCGCGGTCCACCAGGGAGCGCACGGGGACCACCGGCTTGTCCACCACCTCGCCCAGGCTGTTCTTGAATACCACCTGCAGGGTGATGTGACTGACGGTGCGGTCGCCGCTGTTGGTGACCGTGCCTTCCAGGTAGCGGACGGTGCCGCCGGCGAAGTTCTGCGCCACTTCCAGGTAGAGGTGGGAGAACTGCAGGTGGGCGGCGTAGGGATCGGGGGTGGGCGCGGGCGGCGGCGACTTGCGGCCCACCAGAACCACCACCACGACGACCACCGCCATCAGCGCCGCCCCCATGCCGATGGCCTTCCAGGGGACGCTGCTCTCCGGCTCCGGTTCCGGGGCCGGCTGCAGGACTGGTTCGGGCTCTGCCATGATCTGATTCTACCTCCGGCCGCGGGCGCCTACGCCCCGGCAACGGTCAGGCCCTCGATGCGCAGGGTGGGTGCGGCCACGGCGCCGCGGAACTCCAGGTCGTTGCCGATCTCAGCGACGTTCTGCAGCATGTCGCGGAGGTTGCCGGCCACGGTGATCTCCTCCACCGGGAAGGCGGGCTCGCCGTTCACGATCCACAGCCCGCTGGCCCCGCGGGAGAAGTCTCCCGTGACCAGATTGACACCGAAGCCCAGGAAATCGGTCAGGTAGAGCCCTTCCTTCACGTCCGTCAGGATCTGCTGCGGGGTCTTGCTTCCCTTCTCCAGGAAGAAGTTGCCGCAACTGATGCCGGGGGTCCCGGCCAGGCCGCGCCTGGCGTTGCCGGTGGTCCGCAAGCCCAGCTTGCGCGCGGTGTAGGTGTTCAGCAGGTAGGACTTCAGGACGCCGCGCTCGAGGACCATGGTGCGGCGCGTGGGCACGCCTTCGCCGTCGAAGGGCTCGCTGCCGAAGCCGCCGGGCAGGGTGCCGTCGTCGATGACGGTGACGTTCTCGCCGGCGACGCGCTCGCCCAGCTTGCCGGCCAGGAAGGAGGCGCCGCGGTAGATGGCGTCGCCGTTGACGGCCTCGGCCAGGTAGCCGAGGAGGGCCTCGGCGGTGATGGGATCGAAGACCACGGGCACGCGCGCGGTCTTGATCTTGCGCGCCCCCAGGCGGCGCAGCGCGCGCTGGGCCGCCACCTTGCCGACCTGCTCGGGCGGCTCCAGCCGGGCCAGCGCGCGCGCTACCGCGAACCAGTAGTCCCGCTGCAGCGAACCGTCTTCGCCGCGGGCCACCGGCACCGCCGTCACCTGGCAGTAGGAGCGGCGGTACTCGCCGGCGAAGCCCAGCGAGTTGGCCAGGGCGCGGCGGCCGGTGGCGGCGTCGAAGGAGCCGCCCTCGGAGTTCTGGATGCGCGGGTCGGCGTCGAGCGCGGCCCGCTCCGCGCGCCGCGCGTAGTCGATGCGCTGCTCGCCGGAAAGTGAGTAGACGTCTTCGTGATAGAGGTCGAGGTCGCCGGCAAGCTGACCCAGTTCCGCCGGCTCGGGCAACCCGGCGTGCGGGTCTTCCGAGGTGACGCGGGCGAGCGCCAGCGCCGCGCCCACCATCTGCTCGAGGCCTGCGCGCGAGAAGTCGCTGGAATAGGTGCTGGCGGCACGCCGGCCGAAGAACACTCGTACTCCCAGGATGCGCGAGCCCGATTCCTTGAGCTTCTCCACCTCGCCCAGGCGAACCACGGCGGAGAACTCGTCGCCCTCGCGTACCACGGCCTCCGCCGCCGTGGCCCCGCCCGCCAAGGCGCGGCGCACGACGTCGGCGGCGAGTTCTTTCAGGCCGGTCCCGACTTGTTGGTCAGCCGTCAGCATTCAAGTACCTTTTCAACCACAGAGGACGCAGAGGAAGATGAACAAGAAAAACTGAGGGTCGAAACTGCCGCATGCACGCGACCGTTTTCTTCTTTTTGCCTTCTCCCTTCTGCCTCTTGCCTTGATTTCCTCCGTGTCCTCTGTGTCCTCTGTGGTTAATCAACTCCCTGTCCCGCCCACCGTGATGCGGTCCACCTTGAGGGTGGGGATGCCCACGCCCACGGGCACCGACTGGCCGTCCTTGCCGCAGGTGCCGATGCCCTCGTCGAGCGCCAGGTCGTTGCCCACCATGGAGACGCGGGTGAGCACGTCGGGGCCATTGCCGATGAGCGAGCAGTTCTTGAGCGGGGCGGTGACTTTGCCGTCCTCGATGAGGTAGGCCTCGGAGGCGGAGAAGACGAACTTGCCGTTGGTGATGTCCACCTGGCCGCCGCCGAAGTTCACCGCGTAGACGCCGCGCTTCACCGAGCGCAGGATGTCTTCGGGGGAGTCCTCGCCCGCCAGCATGTAAGTGTTGGTCATGCGCGGCATGGGGATGTGGGCGTAGCTCTCGCGGCGGCCGTTGCCGGTGTCGGGGATGCCCATCAGCCGCGCCGAGAGCTTGTCGGCCAGGTAGCCCTTCAGGATCCCCTTCTCGATGAGCACCGTGTTCTGGGTGGGCGAGCCCTCGTCGTCCACGTTGAGGGAGCCGCGGCGCGAAGGCAGGGTGCCGTTGTCCACCACCGTGCACTTCTCGCTGGCCACGCGCCGGCCCACCAGCCCGCTGAAGGCGGAGACCTTCTTGCGGTTGAAGTCGGCCTCCAGGCCGTGGCCGATGGCCTCGTGCAGCAGGATGCCCGGCCACCCCGGCCCCAGCACCACTTCCATCTCGCCCGCGGGGGCTTCGCGCGCGTCCAGTTGGATGATGGCCAGGCGCGCGGCCTCGCGCGCGAAGTGCTCCGGCGTCTTTTCCTTCTGGAAGAAGTCGAGTTCGACGCGGCCGCCGCCGCCGGCGGAGCCGCGGGAAGAGCTGCCGTTGGCTTGCGCGATGCAGAAGACGTGCAGGCGCGCCAGAGGCTGGGAGTCGGCGGCGCAGGTGCCGTCGGAGCCCACTACCAGGATCTCGCGTAACTCGTCGGCGTAGCTGACGCGCACCTGGGTGATGCGGGGATCGTAGGCGCGCGCGGCGCGGTCGGCGCGCAGG
The sequence above is a segment of the Terriglobales bacterium genome. Coding sequences within it:
- a CDS encoding redoxin domain-containing protein; translated protein: MKRTGALFLLPGGSLGLEPRQHISVHREGLASRIFLRAAAHLTACMRRHAAALAAVLLLAFAGPCPAQVVEVLRAAPEFPKNAVWLDAGVPHTVEGYRGKVVLVDFWEYTCINCIRDFAVVKRWYRKYHAYGFEVIGVHYGEFPMGFNVENVRRAAARFRLPWPVVADLKGSIWNAYDSNNWPNRYLIDPKGEIVLQVIGETGDRELENRIRGLLAKAHPEVEKVPLDADPDTFGGRCGYPTQETYIGFANGRGAVENPHAYSKLGQVQEFAATRPPSDGGVVLAGRWQTLPEGVTSAAADASAYALHKYHARSLYAVLSAADPAKPVRVELLQDGSPLAKEDAGADVRFDAKGAYLEVGEPRMYDLVKNRAFGQHILALKPQGPGFTLLSFTYGNDCQQEFEER
- the selD gene encoding selenide, water dikinase SelD — protein: MADGKPQRLTETVKAAGUASKLSPAVLDAVLGRLARQQDPNVLIGFDKADDAGVYKLSGDLALVQTVDFFTPIVDDAYTFGQIAAVNSLSDVYAMGGRPLSALALVCFPEKGDVAVLEQVLAGGLSKMMEAGCTIIGGHSIRDEELKFGYAVTGLVHPGRVLANAGARAGDRLLLTKALGTGVISTAIKKDQAAPEWVAAATASMTTLNRVAAEALAHFEVHALTDITGFGLIGHAREMALASSVSLRLDAARVPLLPGALECARAGFIPGGLKANREFAECLVSYEGAVPEDVKNLLFDPQTAGGLLIAVAAKDAAALGKALREAGVTPAEIGEVLPPGKPVIRVAG
- a CDS encoding TldD/PmbA family protein, giving the protein MLTADQQVGTGLKELAADVVRRALAGGATAAEAVVREGDEFSAVVRLGEVEKLKESGSRILGVRVFFGRRAASTYSSDFSRAGLEQMVGAALALARVTSEDPHAGLPEPAELGQLAGDLDLYHEDVYSLSGEQRIDYARRAERAALDADPRIQNSEGGSFDAATGRRALANSLGFAGEYRRSYCQVTAVPVARGEDGSLQRDYWFAVARALARLEPPEQVGKVAAQRALRRLGARKIKTARVPVVFDPITAEALLGYLAEAVNGDAIYRGASFLAGKLGERVAGENVTVIDDGTLPGGFGSEPFDGEGVPTRRTMVLERGVLKSYLLNTYTARKLGLRTTGNARRGLAGTPGISCGNFFLEKGSKTPQQILTDVKEGLYLTDFLGFGVNLVTGDFSRGASGLWIVNGEPAFPVEEITVAGNLRDMLQNVAEIGNDLEFRGAVAAPTLRIEGLTVAGA
- the tldD gene encoding metalloprotease TldD, producing the protein MTMDSSNPIFARYGLAAADLERYLAAALSAGGDYADLYFEYLTSSSLMVDESLVKSATEGISAGCGVRVVAGERTGYAYTDDLAPERILHAARTAALIARGPAKQPVVGLQEKHPRNLYPVAAPPVNAEVAGKLELALRADRAARAYDPRITQVRVSYADELREILVVGSDGTCAADSQPLARLHVFCIAQANGSSSRGSAGGGGRVELDFFQKEKTPEHFAREAARLAIIQLDAREAPAGEMEVVLGPGWPGILLHEAIGHGLEADFNRKKVSAFSGLVGRRVASEKCTVVDNGTLPSRRGSLNVDDEGSPTQNTVLIEKGILKGYLADKLSARLMGIPDTGNGRRESYAHIPMPRMTNTYMLAGEDSPEDILRSVKRGVYAVNFGGGQVDITNGKFVFSASEAYLIEDGKVTAPLKNCSLIGNGPDVLTRVSMVGNDLALDEGIGTCGKDGQSVPVGVGIPTLKVDRITVGGTGS